The stretch of DNA GCTGATCATGTCGTCGGCGCGGGCCGACTTCTCCGGGTCGGACTTGCGCCACTGCTCGTCCTCGACGGACTTGATCGCCTGCTCGACCTTGCGCATCCGGCCCTCGAGGTCGCGGATCCGCTCCCGCGGCACCTTGCCGGCCGCGTCCCAGCGCTCGGCGAGGTCACGGAAGGCCGACTTGGCGGCACCGAGGTCACCGGACTCGATCTGCGGCAGCAGGGCCTCGGCCTCGACCAGCAGCTGCTCCTTGACCTCGGCGTTGGCGGCGAACTCCGCGTCCACGGCGGCGTTGGCCTCGTCGCGGGATCCGAAGAAGAGATCCTGAGCGCCTCGGAAGCGCTTCCACAGCGCGTCGTCGATGTCCTTCGGGGCCGGGCCGGCTGCCTTCCACTGCCGCATCAGCTCCCGGTAGCGGCCGGCAGTAGCGCCCCAGTCGGTCGATCCGGCCAGCTGCTCGGCCTCGGCGGCGAGCCGCTCCTTGACCGCCCGCGCACCCTCGCGCTTCTCGTTGAGCTCGGCGAAGTGCGACTTGCGCCGCCGGGTGTAGGCCGTCCGTGCGGTGGAGAAGCGGCGCCAGAGCGCGTCGTCGCTGGCACGGTCGATGCGGGGGAGCGCCTTCCACTGGTCGAGCAGCTCGCGCAGCCGGTTGGCGCCGTTGCGCCAGTCGTTGCCCTCGGCGAGTCGCTCGGCCTCGGCGACCACGCGCTCCTTCTCGGTGCGGGCCTCGGCGGACTTCGCGGCGCGCTCGGCCTTCCGGGCCTCGCGCTGGGTCGCGATCAGGGGCGTGAGCGCGTCCAGGCGCGCGGCGAGTGCCGCCAGGTCGCCGACGGCGTTGGCGTCGGTCACCTGGGCCCGGACGTTCTTGATCGACTCGGTGGCCTCTTCGGGGCTGAGCTTGGCGCCGTGAACCCGCTTCTCGAGCAGCTCGACCTCGAAGGCGAGGGCCGCGTAGCGCTCGGTGAAGAAGTGCAGCGCCTCCTCCGGCGTGCCCTCGGGATACTGCCCGACCGCACGTTCGCCGTCGGCGGTGCGCACGAAGACCGTGCCTTCGTCGTCGACGCGGCCCCACTGCTCGCTCGTCACTGGTCGTCCTTCTCGTCGGCTGATGCTGTGCTGCTCCGGGCTGGCTCTCACCCGCGGGTGCCCATCGTAGTCAGAGGTGTCGATGCGGTGGCGCCCGGTTGCGCTCGATAGGGTTGTCCGGTGTTGATCGCCGGCTTCCCCGCGGGCCCGTGGGGAACGAACTGCTACCTCGCCGCCACCGGTCCGGGGACCGAGTGCGTCGTGATCGATCCGGGCATGGACGCGGCCGAGGGCATCGCCGCCGTCGTCCGCGAGCACCGGCTCAAGCCGGTCGCCGTGCTGGTGACCCACGGCCACGTCGACCACATGTTCTCGGTGGCACCGGTCGCCGGGACGTACGACGCCACCGCGTGGATCCATCCCAAGGACAGGCACCTGCTCGCCGACCCGATGCAGGGCATGTCGCCCGAGACGGCGCGGATGATGCTCGGCGGCGAGCACACCTGGGCCGAGCCCGACGACGTCCAGGAGCTGGCCGACGGCCAGACGCTGGAGCTCGCCGGCCTGCGGTTCGTGGTCGACCACACGCCGGGACACACCGAGGGCTCGGTGACCTTCCGCTCGCCGTACGGCGCCGACACGGGCATCTCGGAGGTCATGTTCTCCGGCGATCTGCTCTTCCAGGGCTCCATCGGCCGCACCGACCTTCCCGGCGGGGACCACGCCACGATCCTGCGCAGCCTCGCTGAGAAGGTGCTGACCCTTCCCGACGACATCGTGGTCCTGCCCGGCCACGGCGAGCAGACCTCGATCGGGCGCGAGCGCGCCACCAACCCGTTCCTGCAGGACCTGACGACCCGATGAGGTTCCCTCGATGACCAAGCCGACGCCGCTCTCCGGCTTCCCCGAGTTCCTGCCAGCGCAGCGTTTCGTGGAGCAGCAGGTGGTCGCCACCCTGGCGCAGACCTTCGAGCTGCACGGCTTCGCCAACGTCGAGACGCGTGCGGTCGAGCCGTTGGACCAGTTGCTGCGCAAGGGCGACACCTCCAAGGAGGTCTACGTCCTCAAGCGGCTCCAGGACGAGGGCGCCGGGGATGCCGGCATGGGCCTGCACTTCGACCTCACGGTGCCGTTCGCGCGCTACGTGCTGGAGAACGCCGGCAAGATCGAGTTCCCCTTCCGGCGCTACCAGATCCAGAAGGTGTGGCGCGGCGAGCGGCCGCAGGAGGGCCGGTTCCGGGAGTTCACCCAGGCCGATATCGACATCGTCGGCAAGGACGTGCTGTCCTTCCACCACGACGTCGAGGTCACCCGGGTCATGCTGGAGGCGCTCGCGCGGCTGTCGGGTGCCGACTCGATCGGTCTGCCGGGATTCCGGCTCCAGGTGAACAACCGCAAGCTGATCCAGGGCTTCTACTCCGCGCTCGGCGCCCCCGACGTGGACGAGGTGATGCGGCTGATCGACAAGCTCGACAAGCTGCCGGTCGCCGAGGTCGGGAAGCTTCTGGTCGCCGAGGCCGGTCTGAGCGACGAGCAGGCGGACCGCTGCCTCGAGCTGGCCACCATCTCGGCCGGCGACGACTCCTTCGTCGAGCGCGTGCGCGCCCTGGGCGTCAGCGGCGAGCTGCTGGAGGAGGGACTGACCGAGCTGGCCACCCTGATCCGCGCCTGCGCGCCGCTCAACACCGACAAGGTGAGCGTGGTAGCCGATCTCTCGATCGCGCGCGGCCTGGACTACTACACCGGCACCGTCTTCGAGACCCGCCTGGAGGGCTACGAGTCGCTGGGCTCGATCTGCAGCGGCGGCCGTTACGACGCGCTGGCCTCCGACGGGCGTACGACGTACCCCGGCGTGGGGATCTCCCTGGGCGTGAGCCGCGTGCTCGTGCCGCTGATGCAGCGCGGTCACCTCACCGCGGACCGGCAGGTGCCCTCCGCCGTACTGGTGGCGCTCAACGACGAGGAGTCGCGGCCGGCCGCGGACGCCGTCGCCACGGCGCTGCGCGCCCGCGGCATCGCCTGCGAGGTGGCCGCGACCGCGGCGAAGTTCGGCAAGCAGATCCGTTTCGCCGAGCGCCGCGGGATCCCCTACGTCTGGTTCGACACCGCCGAGGGGCACCAGGTCAAGGACATCCGCAGCGGTGACCAGGTGCCGGCCGACGTACGGACGTGGGAGCCTCCGGTCGAGGACCGGCGTCCGCGGGTGGTGCTGAGCGACCACTCGACCGCCGAGAACTGACCACTCGACCCGCAAGAACTGACCACTCAACGTTAGGAACAGCAGTGATCCGCACCCATGACGCCGGAACCCTCCGCGTCGAGCACGTCGGCCAGACCGTCACCCTCGCCGGGTGGGTGGCCCGCCGCCGCGATCACGGTGGGGTCGCCTTCATCGACCTGCGCGAGGCCAGCGGGGTGGTCCAACTGGTGATCCGCGACGAGGAGCTCGCGCACAGCCTGCGCAGCGAGTTCTGTCTCAAGGTCACTGGCGAGGTGGTGGCCCGCTCCGAGGGCAACGTCAATCCGAACCTGGCCACCGGCGAGATCGAGGTCGTCGTCTCCGACCTCGAGGTGCTCAACGCGAGCGCGCCGCTGCCGTTCCCGATCGACGACGCCGCCGCCCACGGCGCCGGTGAGGTCGGCGAGGACGTCCGCCTCAAGTACCGCTACCTCGACCTGCGTCGCTCCGGCCCCGCCAGCGCGATCCGGCTCCGCTCGAAGGTCTACCAGGCCATCCGCGAGGTGCTCGGGCGCCGCGACTTCGTCGAGGTCGAGACCCCGACGCTGACCCGCTCCACGCCGGAGGGGGCCCGCGACTTCCTGGTGCCCGCACGGCTCCACCCGGGCAGCTGGTACGCCCTGCCGCAGAGTCCGCAGCTGTTCAAGCAGCTCCTGATGGTCGGCGGCCTGGAGCGCTACTACCAGATCGCGCGCTGCTACCGCGACGAGGACTTCCGTGCCGACCGGCAGCCGGAGTTCACCCAGCTCGACATCGAGATGAGCTTCGTCGACCAGGACGACGTCATCGAGATGATGGAGGACCTGGTCACGGCGATGTGGGCCACCATCGGCGTCGAGGTCTCGACCCCGCTGCCGCGGATCACCTACGCCGACGCGATGGCCAAGTACGGCTCCGACAAGCCCGACCTGCGCTTCGGCCTCGAGCTGGTCGAGTGCGCTGACTACTTCCGGGACACCCCCTTCCGGGTGTTCCAGCCTGGCAACGCCGAGTACGTCGGCGCCGTCGTGATGCCGGGTGGCGCGAGCCAGCCCCGCAAGGTGCTCGACGCGTGGCAGGAGTGGGCGAGGCAGCGCGGTGCCCGGGGTCTGGCCTACGTGCTGTTCAACGAGGACGGCACGCTCGGCGGCCCGGTCGCCAAGAACCTCTCCCAGGACGAGCAGGCCGGGCTGGCCGCCCACCTGGGAGCCGCACCGGGGGACTGCGCCTTCTTCGCCGCCGGCGCCACCAAGCCGAGTCGCGCGCTGCTCGGTGCGGCGCGCGTGGAGATCGGGCGGCGCCTGGACCTGCTGGACCCGGACACCTTCGCCTTCACCTGGGTCGTCGACGCGCCGATGTTCGAGCCCGCTGCCGACGCCGTCGCCTCCGGCGACGTCGCCGTCGGGGCCGGCAGCTGGACCGCCGTGCACCACGCGTTCACCGGTCCCAAGCCGGAGTTCGAGGCGACCTTCGACACCGACCCCGGTTCCGCGCTCGCCTACGCCTACGACATCGTCTGCAACGGCACCGAGCTGGGTGGCGGCTCGATCCGGATCCACCGCGAGGACGTCCAGAAGCGCGTCTTCGGCGTGATGGGGATCAGCGAGGAGCAGGCCGAGGAGAAGTTCGGCTTCCTGCTCGAGGCCTTCAAGTTCGGTGCGCCGCCGCACGGCGGCATCGCGCTCGGCCTGGACCGCGTCCTGCAGCACCTCACCAAGACCGATTCCATCCGTGAGGTGATCGCGTTCCCGAAGTCCGGTGGCGGGTTCGACCCCCTCACCGCAGCACCGGCGCCGATCACCGCCGAGCAGCGCAAGGAAGCCGGTGTGGACACCGTCACACCGAAGAACCTGTAGGAGTGCCCGCGGCGGCGCCGGAACACGTCCTGTGAAACGGCGCTGCAACAGGTTGAGACCAGATCGTTACCGGCAGGTGGTCGCCCGCGGGTGTGGCGTCACTTAGAGTCGGAACGGTGCACCAGCCAGCTGCACCGGCTCTCGCGCGACCACAGGGTCCGTGAAGCCGGGTGCGAGGAGGGGCACCAGTCCGATCGACCCGAGCAGCCACGAGGTACGCATGGCCATCAGCCCCACGGAGACCGAACAGCGCTCCGAGGTCGGAGTCGTCACCGTCGGGGAGGCGCCGGCAGCCAAGTCGCCCACGCGCCTGGCGGTCGAGCGGTTCCGCAGGGACAAGCTCTCGATGGTCTCCTTCATCGTGGTGGCCCTCCTCGCGATCGCTGCGATCCTCGCGCCGCTCCTGGTGCGCCTCGGCGTCCTCGACTACTCCTCGCTGCACCAGAACCTGACCGACCCGGCGAACGGCGGTACGCCGACCGGGGCGCACGGCGGCATCAGCTCGCACCACCTCCTGGGCGTCGTGCCGGGCAGCGGCTGGGACGTGCTGTCGCGGTTGTGGGTCGGGGTCGCGTTCTCGATCGGGATCTGCCTGTGCGCCACGATCGTCTCCGTCGTCATCGGGACCGTGCTCGGCATCATCGGCGGATACTCGCGCGGATTCGCGGACTCCTTCATCGGCCGCATCGTCGACCTGACGCTGTCCTTCCCGCAGACCCTGATGCTGCTGGCGCTCTCAGCGCCGATCATCACGCTGTTCCGCAACCACCTGCACCTGCAGGGGAACCTGGCGAACGCGCTCTACGTCATCCTCGTGCTCGGCTTCTTCGGCTGGCCCTCGGTGCAGCGGCTCATCCGCGGCCAGGTGCTCTCCATCCGCGAGCGGGAGTTCATCGACGCCGCTCGTTCGCTGGGTGCCTCCAACAGCCGGATCTACTTCCGCGAGCTGCTGCCCAACCTGTGGGCGCCGCTGCTGGTCGTCAGCACGCTGATGCTCCCGTCCTACGTCTCGGCGGAGGCCGCGCTGAGCTACCTCGGGGTCGGCGTGCAGGCGCCGCTGCCCACCCTGGGCAACGTGCTCTCGGATGCCACGCAGTGGATCGACGGTGATCCGATCTACTTCTGGATCCCGGCGGTCGTGATCGTGGTCGTGGTCGTCAGCTTCAACCTGCTCGGCGACGGTCTGCGCGACGCGCTCGACCCGAAGGCCGGCCGGTAGCCGACCGCCCCCAGAACCCCCACAAGGGAACGTGCGCCGCCCAGCGGGGGCGCCTCAACCAAGGAGAAACGAATGACGACGAACGGTAGGCGGATCGCCGCCGTGGGCGCGATCGCCGCGCTCTCGGTCGGGGTCCTCTCGGCCTGCGGTGGTGCGGGCAACAGCGGCGGTAGCTCCAGCTCTGCCAACAAGGGCACGCTGTACTACCTCACCGCCACCTCCGCGAAGCCCGAGCACCTGGACCCGCAGCGGGTCTACATCGGTCGCGACATCACCAACCTGTCGCGGCTGGCCTACCGCCAGCTGGTGACGTTCCCCGACACCTCGGACGTGACGGCGGGCACCAAGCCGGTCCCGGACCTCGCCACCGACACCGGTACCTCGAGCAACGGCGCCAAGACCTGGAAGTTCACGCTGAAGGACGGCGTGAAGTGGCAGGACGGCAAGCCGATCACCTGCGACGACCTCAAGTACGGCGCGTCGCGCGTCTTCGCCCAGAGCGTCATCCCCGGTGGCCCGAACTACCTGGTGTCCTACCTCGACGTGCCGACCAACAAGGACGGCACCTCGATCTACGCCGGGCCGTACGACAAGACGGCCGCCAACAAGGCCGGCCAGGCCGCCTTCGACAAGGCGATCACCTGCTCGGGCAACACCATCACGTACAACTTCAAGAAGCCGTGGCCGGACTTCCCGCTGGCCATCGCCGCGCTGCACATGATGGACCCGTACCGCCAGGACAAGGACCAGGGCGACAAGTCCAACTACCAGGTCTTCTCCGACGGCCCGTACGAGCTCCAGGGCACCTGGAACGAGAACACCGGCGGCACGTTCGTTCGCAACCCGAACTACGACAAGTCGACCGACTCAACCGACATCCGCAAGGCGCTGCCGAACAAGATCGTCTTCCAGGTCGGCTCGACCACCGAGACCATCTCCGACCGGCTCATCGCCGACAGCGGCAACGACCAGAACGCTGTCACCGACCGCTCCGTGCCGCCGACCCGCTACAGCCAGCTCAAGGGTTCGGTGAACGACCGCCTCGCCACCGTCGAGTCGCCCTACATCGACTACCTGGCCGTCAACGTCAAGCACATCACCAACCCGATGGTGCGCCAGGCGCTGTACGAGGCGACGAACCAGCAGGGCTGGATCGACGCCGGCGGCGGCTCGCGCTCCTACAAGCCGGCTCACTCGCTGGTCGCCCCGAGCGTCGTCGGCTACAAGGCGAACCCCGCGTTCGACGCGCCGGAGAGCGGCGACGTCAACAAGGCCAAGCAGCTGCTGCAGCAGGCCGGTGTGAAGACGCCGTACCCGATCAACTTCATGTACGAGAAGACCGACACGGCCGACAAGCAGGCCGCGGTGCTCAAGTCGCAGTGGGAGCAGGCCGGTTTCAAGGTCACGCTGACCGGTATCGACGCCGACAACTACTACACCACCATCGAGAAGCCCTCGAACAACGGTGACCTCTACTGGGCCGGCTGGGGCGCTGACTGGCCGTCCGCCATCACCGTCACCCCGCCGCTGTTCGACGGCCGGGTCAACCTGACCAAGGACTCCACGAACAGCGACTACGGTCAGTACAACGACCCGGCGTTCAACAAGCTCGTGGACCAGGCGCAGAACGCCGCCTCGCTGGACGCGCAGACCACCGCTCTGCAGGCGGCCGACGCCCAGCTCGGCAAGGACTACGCCTACATCCCGCTGGAGAACCAGATCTTCAACCTCCTGCGCGGTAGCAACGTGACCGGCTACACGAACACGCCGGCCTCGAACGGCTACCCCGACCTCGGCGGGATCAACGTCAAGTAACGGCGACGGCGGCGGTCGATGACCTCGGCCGCCGCCTGCCTACCCAAGTGACTGACATCGGTGCGGGGAGGGACTCGTGAGCGTCCCGCCCCGCACCGGTCGGCCCTGAACGGCAAGGTGCACCCAACCCCATGTTTGCCTACATCGTCCGGCGAGCCGTGATCGGCGTCGCCCTGCTCATCGTGATGAGTCTGGTGACGTTCATCCTGTTCTTCTCCGGCGCCTTCGACCCGGCCCGCAACGCCTGCGGCAAGGTCTGCTCGCCGGCCCAGATCGCGCAGACCAAGAAGGCGCTCGGCTACGACAAGCCGCTCGTCGTGCAGTGGGGCAAGTTCCTCAAGGGCGTCGTCGCCGGTCGCGACTACCCCGACGACCCGGCGCTGCGCAAGGCGAACCCCAGCCTGGTGACGCACTGCGCCGCCCCGTGCCTGGGCTACTCGATGGTCAACACGACGACCGTCAACAGCGAGCTGAAGTCAGCGGCTCCGGTCTCGATCTCGATCGCGATCGTCGCCTTCGTGCTCTGGATCATCGGAGGCCTGCTCTTCGGCATCATCGCCGCCATGACCAAGGGCTCGTTCCTCGATCGCGGCATCGTCGGGCTCTCGCTGGTCTTCTACGCGTTCCCGACCTTCGTCATCGGCCTCCTGCTGCTGCGCTTCGTCGCCATCCGCTGGCAGATCTTCGAGCTGCCGGTCTACGTGCCTTTCACCCAGAATCCTGGGCTCTGGTTGACGAACCTCATCCTGCCGGCGCTGACGCTCGCGCTGTTCTACATGGCTGCGTACGCCCGGATGAGCCGCGCCTTCATCATCGAGGCCTCAGGCGAGGACTACGTCCGCACGGCCAAGGCGAAGGGCGTGAAACGAGTCCCGCTGCTGCTCAAGCACACCCTGCGCGCGGCGCTGACGCCGCTGGTGACGATGGCAGGCCTGGACCTGGCCATCCTGCTGGGCGGCGCGATCATCACCGAGAACGTCTTCACCTTCCACGGCCTCGGCCTGTTGGCGGTGACGTCGAACTCCCGGCAGGACCTGCCGACGATCGTCGGCATCGTGCTGCTGCTGTCCGCGTTCGTGATCGTCGCCAACGTGATCGTCGACATCCTCTACGCCTTCATCGACCCCCGCGTGCGGCTGGTCTGAGGAAGAAACATGAGCACACTTGTGAACAACGCTGAAACCGGAAGCTCGGCCGCTAGCGAGGGCTACCTGTCCGTCCGCGATCTGGTGGTCCACTTCCCGACCTCCGACGGTGTCGTCAAGGCGACCGACGGACTCTCCTACGACGTCGCGCGCGGCAAGACGCTCGGGATCGTCGGCGAGTCCGGCTCGGGCAAGTCCGTCTCGAGCTCGGCGATCCTCGGACTCCACCGCGGCACCAACGCCCAGGTCTCCGGCGAGATCCTGCTCGACGGCGTCGACCTGCTGCAGGTCTCCGACGAGGAGATGCGTCGGCGGCGCGGCAAGGACGTCGCGATGATCTTCCAGGACCCGCTCTCGGCGATGCACCCGTACTACACGGTCGGCAACCAGATCGCTGAGGCCTACCGGGTGCACAACCACGTCTCGCGTCGCGCAGCGCGGGCCCGCGCGATCGAGATGCTCGACCGGGTCGGCATCCCGCAGCCCTCGCGCCGCGTCGACGACTACCCGCACCAGTTCTCCGGCGGTATGCGCCAGCGCGCCATGATCGCGATGAGC from Nocardioides sp. BP30 encodes:
- a CDS encoding DUF349 domain-containing protein, which translates into the protein MTSEQWGRVDDEGTVFVRTADGERAVGQYPEGTPEEALHFFTERYAALAFEVELLEKRVHGAKLSPEEATESIKNVRAQVTDANAVGDLAALAARLDALTPLIATQREARKAERAAKSAEARTEKERVVAEAERLAEGNDWRNGANRLRELLDQWKALPRIDRASDDALWRRFSTARTAYTRRRKSHFAELNEKREGARAVKERLAAEAEQLAGSTDWGATAGRYRELMRQWKAAGPAPKDIDDALWKRFRGAQDLFFGSRDEANAAVDAEFAANAEVKEQLLVEAEALLPQIESGDLGAAKSAFRDLAERWDAAGKVPRERIRDLEGRMRKVEQAIKSVEDEQWRKSDPEKSARADDMISKLTDAIAKVESDLDKARAAGDAKRIASLEENLESRKQFLEMAKRASADFS
- the hisS gene encoding histidine--tRNA ligase → MTKPTPLSGFPEFLPAQRFVEQQVVATLAQTFELHGFANVETRAVEPLDQLLRKGDTSKEVYVLKRLQDEGAGDAGMGLHFDLTVPFARYVLENAGKIEFPFRRYQIQKVWRGERPQEGRFREFTQADIDIVGKDVLSFHHDVEVTRVMLEALARLSGADSIGLPGFRLQVNNRKLIQGFYSALGAPDVDEVMRLIDKLDKLPVAEVGKLLVAEAGLSDEQADRCLELATISAGDDSFVERVRALGVSGELLEEGLTELATLIRACAPLNTDKVSVVADLSIARGLDYYTGTVFETRLEGYESLGSICSGGRYDALASDGRTTYPGVGISLGVSRVLVPLMQRGHLTADRQVPSAVLVALNDEESRPAADAVATALRARGIACEVAATAAKFGKQIRFAERRGIPYVWFDTAEGHQVKDIRSGDQVPADVRTWEPPVEDRRPRVVLSDHSTAEN
- the aspS gene encoding aspartate--tRNA ligase, with translation MIRTHDAGTLRVEHVGQTVTLAGWVARRRDHGGVAFIDLREASGVVQLVIRDEELAHSLRSEFCLKVTGEVVARSEGNVNPNLATGEIEVVVSDLEVLNASAPLPFPIDDAAAHGAGEVGEDVRLKYRYLDLRRSGPASAIRLRSKVYQAIREVLGRRDFVEVETPTLTRSTPEGARDFLVPARLHPGSWYALPQSPQLFKQLLMVGGLERYYQIARCYRDEDFRADRQPEFTQLDIEMSFVDQDDVIEMMEDLVTAMWATIGVEVSTPLPRITYADAMAKYGSDKPDLRFGLELVECADYFRDTPFRVFQPGNAEYVGAVVMPGGASQPRKVLDAWQEWARQRGARGLAYVLFNEDGTLGGPVAKNLSQDEQAGLAAHLGAAPGDCAFFAAGATKPSRALLGAARVEIGRRLDLLDPDTFAFTWVVDAPMFEPAADAVASGDVAVGAGSWTAVHHAFTGPKPEFEATFDTDPGSALAYAYDIVCNGTELGGGSIRIHREDVQKRVFGVMGISEEQAEEKFGFLLEAFKFGAPPHGGIALGLDRVLQHLTKTDSIREVIAFPKSGGGFDPLTAAPAPITAEQRKEAGVDTVTPKNL
- a CDS encoding ABC transporter substrate-binding protein, whose amino-acid sequence is MTTNGRRIAAVGAIAALSVGVLSACGGAGNSGGSSSSANKGTLYYLTATSAKPEHLDPQRVYIGRDITNLSRLAYRQLVTFPDTSDVTAGTKPVPDLATDTGTSSNGAKTWKFTLKDGVKWQDGKPITCDDLKYGASRVFAQSVIPGGPNYLVSYLDVPTNKDGTSIYAGPYDKTAANKAGQAAFDKAITCSGNTITYNFKKPWPDFPLAIAALHMMDPYRQDKDQGDKSNYQVFSDGPYELQGTWNENTGGTFVRNPNYDKSTDSTDIRKALPNKIVFQVGSTTETISDRLIADSGNDQNAVTDRSVPPTRYSQLKGSVNDRLATVESPYIDYLAVNVKHITNPMVRQALYEATNQQGWIDAGGGSRSYKPAHSLVAPSVVGYKANPAFDAPESGDVNKAKQLLQQAGVKTPYPINFMYEKTDTADKQAAVLKSQWEQAGFKVTLTGIDADNYYTTIEKPSNNGDLYWAGWGADWPSAITVTPPLFDGRVNLTKDSTNSDYGQYNDPAFNKLVDQAQNAASLDAQTTALQAADAQLGKDYAYIPLENQIFNLLRGSNVTGYTNTPASNGYPDLGGINVK
- a CDS encoding MBL fold metallo-hydrolase, translating into MLIAGFPAGPWGTNCYLAATGPGTECVVIDPGMDAAEGIAAVVREHRLKPVAVLVTHGHVDHMFSVAPVAGTYDATAWIHPKDRHLLADPMQGMSPETARMMLGGEHTWAEPDDVQELADGQTLELAGLRFVVDHTPGHTEGSVTFRSPYGADTGISEVMFSGDLLFQGSIGRTDLPGGDHATILRSLAEKVLTLPDDIVVLPGHGEQTSIGRERATNPFLQDLTTR
- a CDS encoding ABC transporter ATP-binding protein, with protein sequence MSTLVNNAETGSSAASEGYLSVRDLVVHFPTSDGVVKATDGLSYDVARGKTLGIVGESGSGKSVSSSAILGLHRGTNAQVSGEILLDGVDLLQVSDEEMRRRRGKDVAMIFQDPLSAMHPYYTVGNQIAEAYRVHNHVSRRAARARAIEMLDRVGIPQPSRRVDDYPHQFSGGMRQRAMIAMSLINDPGLLIADEPTTALDVTVQAQILDLLQDLQREFNSAIIIITHDLGVVAEMADDVLVMYGGRAVEYGPTAEILVRPEMPYTWGLLSSVPDVLGDTDAKLIPIPGNPPSLLHPPSGCAFHPRCTHRDKVPGNLCFTELPELLPVAEGRNHTKRCHLANPDEVYAIEVLPEIAPDLVEEQG
- a CDS encoding ABC transporter permease, coding for MFAYIVRRAVIGVALLIVMSLVTFILFFSGAFDPARNACGKVCSPAQIAQTKKALGYDKPLVVQWGKFLKGVVAGRDYPDDPALRKANPSLVTHCAAPCLGYSMVNTTTVNSELKSAAPVSISIAIVAFVLWIIGGLLFGIIAAMTKGSFLDRGIVGLSLVFYAFPTFVIGLLLLRFVAIRWQIFELPVYVPFTQNPGLWLTNLILPALTLALFYMAAYARMSRAFIIEASGEDYVRTAKAKGVKRVPLLLKHTLRAALTPLVTMAGLDLAILLGGAIITENVFTFHGLGLLAVTSNSRQDLPTIVGIVLLLSAFVIVANVIVDILYAFIDPRVRLV
- a CDS encoding ABC transporter permease; this encodes MAISPTETEQRSEVGVVTVGEAPAAKSPTRLAVERFRRDKLSMVSFIVVALLAIAAILAPLLVRLGVLDYSSLHQNLTDPANGGTPTGAHGGISSHHLLGVVPGSGWDVLSRLWVGVAFSIGICLCATIVSVVIGTVLGIIGGYSRGFADSFIGRIVDLTLSFPQTLMLLALSAPIITLFRNHLHLQGNLANALYVILVLGFFGWPSVQRLIRGQVLSIREREFIDAARSLGASNSRIYFRELLPNLWAPLLVVSTLMLPSYVSAEAALSYLGVGVQAPLPTLGNVLSDATQWIDGDPIYFWIPAVVIVVVVVSFNLLGDGLRDALDPKAGR